Proteins encoded together in one Pelodiscus sinensis isolate JC-2024 unplaced genomic scaffold, ASM4963464v1 ctg63, whole genome shotgun sequence window:
- the ABCF2 gene encoding ATP-binding cassette sub-family F member 2: MPSDLAKKKAAKKKEAAKARQRPRRGPEENGDAEAEPREARSEELNGTEGSELDALTKELEDFELKKAAARAVTGVLASHPNSTDVHIINLSLTFHGQELLSDTKLELNSGRRYGLIGLNGIGKSMLLSAIGKREVPIPEHIDIYHLTREMPPSEKTPLQCVMEVDTERAMLEREAERLAHEDAECEKLMELYERLEELDADKAEVRASRILYGLGFTPAMQRKKLKDFSGGWRMRVALARALFIRPFMLLLDEPTNHLDLDACVWLEEELKTFKRILVLISHSQDFLNGVCTNIIHMHNRKLKYYTGNYDQYVKTRLELEENQMKRFHWEQDQIAHMKNYIARFGHGSAKLARQAQSKEKTLQKMMASGLTERVVNDKTLSFYFPSCGKIPPPVIMVQNVSFKYTKDGPCIYNNLEFGIDLDTRVALVGPNGAGKSTLLKLLTGELLPTDGMIRKHSHVKIGRYHQHLQDQLDLDLSPLEYMMKCYPEIKEKEEMRKIIGRYGLTGKQQVSPIRNLSDGQKCRVCFAWLAWQNPHMLFLDEPTNHLDIETIDALADAINEFEGGMMLVSHDFRLIQQVAQEIWVCEKQTITKWQGDILAYKEHLKSKLVDEEPQLTKKTHNV, translated from the exons ATGCCCTCCGACCTGGCCAAGAAGAAGGCGGCGAAGAAGAAGGAGGCGGCCAAGGCGCGGCAGCGGCCGCGGCGGGGCCCGGAGGAGAACGGCGATGCCGAGGCGGAGCCGCGGGAGGCGCGGAGCGAGGAGCTCAACGGGACGGAGGGCTCCG AATTAGATGCTTTAACAAAGGAGCTGGAAGACTTTGAGCTGAAGAAAGCAGCTGCCCGTGCTGTCACTGGGGTGCTGGCCTCCCACCCCAACAGCACCGATGTGCACATCATTAACCTCTCGCTGACCTTCCACGGCCAGGAGCTACTGAGCGACACCAAACTCGAGCTGAACTCAGGGCGTCGCTATGGACTTATCGGGCTCAATGGGATAG GAAAGTCCATGCTGCTGTCCGCTATCGGGAAGCGTGAAGTGCCAATCCCAGAGCACATTGACATCTATCACCTGACCCGGGAGATGCCCCCTAGCGAGAAGACACCGCTGCAGTGTGTGATGGAGGTGGATACAGAGAGGGCCATGCTAGAGCGAGAGGCAGAGCGCCTGGCTCATGAGGACG CGGAGTGTGAGAAGCTGATGGAACTGTATGAGCGTCTGGAGGAGCTAGATGCTGATAAGGCAGAGGTGCGGGCCTCACGGATCCTGTATGGTTTGGGCTTCACTCCGGCCATGCAGAGGAAGAAGTTGAAAGATTTTAGTGGGGGCTGGCGAATGAGGGTGGCTCTTGCCAG AGCCCTCTTCATTCGACCGTTCATGCTGCTGCTGGATGAGCCCACAAACCACCTGGACTTGGATGCCTGTGTGTGGCTGGAAGAGGAGCTGAAAAC GTTCAAACGGATCCTTGTGCTGATCTCACACTCTCAGGACTTCCTGAACGGTGTCTGCACCAACATCATCCACATGCACAACCGCAAACTGAAGTACTACACG GGGAACTATGATCAGTACGTGAAGACACGGCTGGAGCTGGAAGAAAATCAGATGAAGCGTTTCCACTGGGAGCAGGATCAGATTGCCCACATGAAG AATTACATTGCACGATTTGGTCATGGCAGTGCCAAGCTGGCCAGGCAGGCTCAAAGCAAAGAGAAGACCCTTCAGAAAATGATGGCTTCCGGCCTAACCGAGAGAGTGGTGAATGATAAG ACTCTGTCGTTTTACTTCCCATCATGTGGGAAAATCCCCCCTCCTGTCATCATGGTTCAGAATGTCAGCTTTAAGTACACGAAGGACGGG CCCTGCATCTATAACAACCTGGAATTTGGGATTGACTTGGACACGCGTGTAGCACTCGTGGGACCCAATGGTGCTGGGAAGTCAacgctgctgaaactgctcaCAGGAGAG ctCCTACCCACAGATGGGATGATTCGTAAACACTCGCATGTGAAAATCGGCCGATACCACCAG CACTTGCAAGATCAGTTGGACTTGGATCTTTCGCCCCTGGAGTACATGATGAAGTGTTACCCAGAGATCAAGGAAAAAGAGGAAATGAGGAAGATTATTGGCAGATATGGACTGACAGGGAAGCAGCAG GTGAGCCCCATCCGGAACCTCTCTGATGGTCAGAAGTGCCGTGTGTGCTTTGCGTGGCTGGCCTGGCAGAATCCCCACATGCTCTTCCTGGACGAACCCACCAACCACTTGGACATAGAAACAATAGACGCTCTGGCAGACGCCATCAACGAGTTTGAGGGGGGAATGATGCTTGTCAGCCATGACTTCAGGCTGATCCAGCAG GTTGCCCAAGAGATCTGGGTTTGTGAGAAGCAGACAATCACCAAGTGGCAGGGCGACATTCTTGCTTACAAAGAACATCTCAAGTCAAAACTAGTGGATGAGGAACCCCAGCTCACCAAAAAGACCCACAACGTGTGA